The following proteins come from a genomic window of Perognathus longimembris pacificus isolate PPM17 chromosome 12, ASM2315922v1, whole genome shotgun sequence:
- the LOC125360898 gene encoding histone H3.3A-like codes for MARTKQTACKSTSGKAPHKQLATKAARKSAPSTCGVKKPHRYRPGTVALGDIRRYQKSTELLIRKLPFQRLVREIAQDFKTDLRFQSAAIGALQEASEAYLVGLFEDTNLCAIHAKRVTIMPKDIHLARRIRRESLSEGSFYGVL; via the coding sequence ATGGCTCGAACCAAGCAGACTGCTTGTAAATCCACAAGTGGGAAGGCCCCGCACAAGCAGCTGGCCACCAAGGCTGCCCGGAAAAGCGCGCCCTCTACCTGCGGGGTGAAGAAGCCCCATCGCTACAGGCCCGGCACTGTGGCTCTTGGAGACATTCGTCGTTATCAGAAATCCACTGAGCTGCTCATCCGGAAGCTGCCTTTCCAGAGGCTGGTGAGAGAGATCGCTCAGGATTTTAAGACAGACCTGAGGTTTCAGAGTGCTGCCATCGGTGCGCTTCAGGAGGCTAGTGAAGCATACCTGGTGGGTTTGTTTGAAGATACCAATCTGTGTGCCATCCACGCCAAGAGAGTCACCATCATGCCCAAAGATATCCACTTGGCTCGCCGGATACGGAGAGAGAGCTTAAGTGAAGGCAGTTTTTATGGCGTTTTGTAG